From Apium graveolens cultivar Ventura chromosome 9, ASM990537v1, whole genome shotgun sequence, the proteins below share one genomic window:
- the LOC141685481 gene encoding uncharacterized protein LOC141685481 — MQEIVIWRTKPLRTLASGSLLSAIIKIPDQYIVHTSGDPIQKLFEVTYPDFIQNISSHDYLRSRAILTPTNIVVDEINTTILEKNPGMVYTYLSQDSIDDAGDDDNDFRSPFPVEYLNSINMPCIPKHELKLKVGVVVMLMRNLNQIMGLCNGTRMIVKSCRKNIIECEILCGSHVGTKHLIPRIEMIPSDTNWPFEFKHVQFSIQICYAMTINKSQGQSLDTVGLYLPKAAFSHGHIYVAISRVTRPEGLHILIDSCDGISTDITNNVVFEEVFYNLPSVDN; from the coding sequence ATGCAGGAAATAGTGATTTGGAGAACAAAACCATTACGGACTTTAGCAAGTGGCAGCTTGCTGTCGGCGATAATAAAGATTCCTGATCAATATATCGTTCATACATCCGGAGATCCAATCCAGAAGCTTTTTGAAGTGACGTACCCAGATTTTATACAAAATATCTCTTCACATGATTACCTCAGATCAAGGGCCATACTCACACCTACCAATATCGTGGTGGATGAGATTAATACAACGATACTTGAAAAAAATCCTGGCATGGTTTACACTTATCTGAGTCAGGATTCAATTGATGATGCAGGTGATGATGATAATGATTTCAGATCCCCTtttccagttgagtatttaaacTCTATCAATATGCCTTGCATTCCTAAGCATGAGTTAAAATTGAAGGTAGGAGTTGTCGTCATGCTTATGAGAAACTTAAACCAGATCATGGGATTATGCAATGGTACAAGAATGATTGTGAAATCCTGTAGGAAGAACATTATTGAATGTGAGATTTTGTGTGGCTCTCATGTTGGAACGAAACATCTAATACCTAGAATTGAGATGATTCCAAGTGACACGAACTGGCCGTTTGAATTTAAACACGTTCAGTTTTCGATTCAAATATGTTATGCCATGACGATTAACAAAAGTCAGGGACAATCACTTGATACGGTTGGGCTTTACCTTCCTAAAGCAGCTTTCTCGCACGGACACATTTATGTTGCTATATCCAGAGTGACCCGACCTGAAGGCCTCCATATTCTCATAGATAGTTGTGATGGTATTAGCACAGATATCACAAATAATGTAGTTTTTGAGGAAGTGTTTTACAATCTTCCAAGTGTAGACAATTGA